In Salisediminibacterium beveridgei, one DNA window encodes the following:
- a CDS encoding cytochrome c biogenesis CcdA family protein yields the protein MYIGALVVNELTFLSIWIALFAGVVSFLSPCIFPLVPAYIAQLTGSNINENEIAADRKLIFSRSMGFIIGFTSIFLIIGASSSLIGSLFINYQQLLQQLGGIIIVLFGLQLMGVFSLDFLMSNKSFSTPKKSTSFGRSIVFGLVFAAGWSPCVGLVLGSILALGVGSGADTGGMMVLLLFYSMGIGIPFLLVSLIYAKSLDKVRNLNRFLPALQKTSGVIMIVLGILLFTGIFFRIASYLSQFVPFGI from the coding sequence ATGTATATTGGGGCATTGGTCGTCAATGAATTAACGTTTTTATCAATTTGGATCGCACTGTTTGCAGGGGTTGTTTCGTTTTTATCACCTTGTATTTTTCCGCTTGTGCCGGCGTATATCGCACAGCTCACTGGATCAAATATCAACGAAAATGAAATCGCCGCAGACCGGAAATTGATCTTTTCCAGAAGCATGGGCTTTATCATCGGGTTCACATCGATTTTTCTCATCATCGGCGCTTCGTCGTCACTGATCGGCTCGTTATTTATCAACTATCAGCAGCTCCTCCAACAGCTTGGCGGCATTATCATCGTCTTGTTCGGGCTTCAGCTCATGGGTGTCTTCTCCCTGGACTTTCTGATGAGTAATAAATCATTTTCCACACCGAAGAAATCCACCAGTTTCGGCCGTTCGATCGTCTTCGGTCTCGTGTTTGCCGCAGGCTGGTCCCCTTGTGTCGGGCTTGTTCTCGGTTCGATTCTCGCGCTTGGCGTAGGTTCCGGGGCTGACACCGGCGGGATGATGGTTCTGTTATTATTCTATTCCATGGGAATCGGGATTCCCTTCTTACTGGTCTCACTCATCTATGCAAAATCCCTGGATAAAGTCCGGAACCTGAACCGCTTTTTGCCTGCCCTCCAGAAAACAAGCGGGGTCATCATGATTGTACTGGGGATTCTTCTGTTTACCGGGATCTTTTTCAGGATTGCTTCATACTTGTCCCAATTTGTTCCATTTGGGATTTGA
- a CDS encoding transglycosylase domain-containing protein, whose product MLSKTVRKRLIWSSVVVLITLLITAGSYTGVILFGNYTIDEKDLVMSELTTVVDQEGNQVAHLFEENRELITIEEVPEHVQQAFIAVEDHRFLQHTGFDVRAIGRALYRDITSGSLQEGGSTITQQLAKNVFLTPEKSFLRKTEEVLIAVNLERRYTKPEILEMYLNQIYFGHGAHGIQAASKLYFDKEISEISAEEGALLAALPKGPNLYSPFIDEDQSLERRNLVLGLMERHGFLDKDEAVRLQGRTLPQEPSAITANPAYRTYVDMVLNEAEERFGIREDEILRGGYEIEVAMDRNMQELLHDQFEDAAIFPADSAGQIAQGSAVMLDNESGGVLAVIGGRDYVRKGLNRAEIPRQPGSAIKPLAVFAPALEEELYEPYSLLQDEPVEFDGYEPRNISGTYEGEMSLYDALVDSVNVPAVSVLNDLGVPAAKAYLSSQQIDLDDDGLSMALGGLTNGVSPLQMASAFRTFADDGIYRESYVIESISTTSGISILPDRELRTERIYSEQTAWYMTRMLEAAVTDGTGTPGEFPGALAGKTGTSTDRRDLWFTGYTPDVTGAYWMGFDRYDEDTVITDSSAISVIAMKALLRDVYENETEQLAFDKPASAEDLQDPIRLMTITDLEVETNLGFTGSNIHLSWTGSEDERLAYRVYEVTGNGDRKLVEELQGQDSYTIRGQNLFSKKEYQVVPYNPQINREGDPSNTVEAGFSFFSME is encoded by the coding sequence ATGCTCAGCAAAACAGTGAGAAAAAGGCTGATATGGAGCAGTGTTGTCGTTTTGATCACGCTCTTGATTACTGCCGGCAGTTATACAGGCGTCATCTTATTTGGCAATTATACAATCGATGAAAAAGATCTTGTCATGAGCGAGTTGACAACCGTGGTGGACCAGGAAGGGAACCAGGTTGCGCATCTTTTTGAAGAAAATCGTGAACTGATTACGATCGAAGAGGTACCGGAACATGTCCAACAGGCCTTCATTGCTGTTGAAGACCACCGGTTTCTTCAACATACGGGATTTGATGTCCGGGCCATTGGACGCGCGTTGTACCGGGATATCACGAGTGGCTCTTTACAGGAAGGCGGGAGCACAATCACCCAGCAGCTTGCGAAGAATGTCTTTTTGACGCCGGAAAAATCCTTTCTTCGGAAAACAGAAGAAGTCTTGATCGCGGTCAACCTCGAACGGAGGTATACAAAACCGGAGATTCTGGAAATGTATTTGAATCAGATTTATTTCGGGCACGGAGCCCATGGCATTCAGGCTGCTTCGAAATTGTATTTCGATAAGGAAATCAGTGAAATCAGTGCAGAAGAGGGGGCACTTCTGGCAGCCTTACCGAAGGGGCCGAATCTTTACTCCCCTTTTATCGATGAAGATCAAAGCCTGGAACGGCGAAATCTTGTGCTCGGACTCATGGAACGTCACGGCTTCCTGGATAAAGACGAAGCGGTTCGCCTTCAGGGCAGGACCCTGCCGCAGGAACCGTCTGCAATCACGGCGAATCCTGCCTACAGAACCTATGTGGATATGGTCTTGAATGAAGCGGAAGAGCGTTTTGGTATCCGGGAGGACGAAATCCTCAGAGGCGGCTATGAAATCGAAGTCGCGATGGACCGGAACATGCAGGAGCTTTTGCATGACCAATTTGAAGATGCAGCGATCTTTCCGGCCGACAGTGCCGGGCAGATCGCTCAGGGGAGCGCTGTGATGCTCGACAATGAAAGCGGCGGCGTACTGGCTGTTATCGGTGGCCGTGATTATGTCCGGAAAGGTTTAAATCGCGCAGAGATTCCAAGGCAACCGGGTTCTGCGATCAAACCGCTGGCGGTGTTCGCACCTGCTCTCGAAGAGGAGCTGTATGAACCCTATTCTTTACTTCAGGATGAACCTGTGGAGTTCGACGGCTATGAGCCGCGAAACATTTCCGGCACCTACGAGGGCGAAATGAGCTTATACGATGCACTCGTGGATTCAGTCAATGTGCCAGCGGTTTCGGTGTTGAATGATTTAGGTGTACCGGCTGCAAAGGCATATTTAAGCAGCCAGCAGATTGACCTCGATGACGATGGACTGAGCATGGCGCTGGGGGGTCTGACAAACGGTGTCAGTCCGCTGCAAATGGCTTCTGCTTTCAGAACGTTTGCCGATGACGGGATTTACCGGGAGTCATATGTAATCGAATCGATCTCGACAACCAGCGGGATATCCATTCTTCCTGACCGTGAGTTACGTACGGAACGGATCTATTCCGAGCAGACAGCCTGGTACATGACACGGATGCTTGAAGCGGCGGTGACTGACGGGACTGGAACCCCGGGGGAGTTTCCGGGGGCTCTGGCGGGTAAAACCGGCACTTCAACAGACCGGCGAGACCTTTGGTTCACCGGATACACACCTGATGTGACAGGTGCTTACTGGATGGGATTCGACCGGTATGACGAGGACACTGTCATAACAGACTCCAGTGCCATATCGGTCATAGCTATGAAGGCGTTACTGCGTGATGTCTATGAAAATGAAACTGAGCAGTTGGCATTTGATAAGCCTGCGAGTGCAGAAGATCTTCAGGACCCGATCCGCTTGATGACGATTACGGATCTTGAAGTGGAGACGAATCTTGGTTTTACCGGTTCCAATATTCACTTAAGCTGGACTGGCAGTGAAGACGAACGCCTTGCGTATCGCGTTTATGAAGTGACAGGGAATGGTGACCGGAAGCTTGTAGAAGAGCTTCAGGGGCAGGACAGTTATACGATTCGTGGGCAGAACCTCTTTTCAAAAAAAGAGTATCAGGTCGTGCCCTATAATCCACAGATCAATCGTGAAGGAGATCCGTCGAATACTGTGGAAGCAGGATTCTCATTTTTTTCAATGGAGTAA
- the hemE gene encoding uroporphyrinogen decarboxylase: MRSLFNDQFLRACNKENVEHVPVWYMRQAGRSQPEYRELKKKYSLEEITENPELCAYVTKLPVDQYENDAAILYKDIMTPLPAMGVDVKIEKGIGPVIQNPIQSMKDVEALGTLNPTRDVPFVLDTIKLLRQQLTVPLISFSGAPFTLASYMIEGGPSKNYYKTKGMMYAEPEAWFKLMDNLGDMVISYVKAQVKAGSQAIQIFDSWVGALNQADYQFYVKPVMERIFNELRGEGVPLILFGIGARHLTLDWNELNLDVVGLDWRYPIHEARRDGVTRAVQGNLDPTVLMAPWRVIETRAKEIIDQGIQEPGFIFNLGHGVFPEVDPAKLKRLTAFVHDYSREAIQKRNGDRK, from the coding sequence GTGAGAAGTTTGTTTAATGACCAGTTTTTGAGAGCCTGTAATAAAGAGAACGTAGAGCACGTTCCGGTATGGTATATGCGTCAGGCGGGACGATCTCAGCCTGAATACCGGGAGTTGAAGAAGAAATATTCCTTGGAGGAAATCACGGAAAATCCCGAATTGTGTGCTTATGTGACGAAATTACCTGTGGATCAGTATGAAAATGATGCAGCGATTCTTTATAAGGACATCATGACACCGCTCCCGGCTATGGGCGTTGATGTGAAAATTGAGAAAGGGATCGGACCTGTCATTCAAAATCCGATTCAATCCATGAAAGATGTGGAAGCCCTTGGTACATTGAATCCGACCCGGGACGTGCCGTTTGTCCTGGACACAATCAAATTATTACGGCAACAGCTTACTGTGCCGCTGATCAGTTTCAGCGGGGCACCCTTCACCCTTGCGAGCTATATGATTGAAGGCGGACCTTCAAAGAATTATTATAAGACCAAGGGAATGATGTATGCAGAACCTGAAGCGTGGTTTAAGCTGATGGATAACCTGGGTGACATGGTGATCTCGTATGTGAAAGCCCAGGTGAAGGCTGGATCGCAGGCGATACAGATCTTCGACTCTTGGGTCGGTGCTTTGAACCAGGCGGACTATCAGTTTTATGTGAAACCGGTGATGGAGCGGATATTCAATGAACTGAGAGGCGAAGGAGTTCCACTCATTCTTTTCGGTATCGGCGCGAGACATTTGACGCTGGATTGGAATGAACTCAACCTCGACGTGGTCGGACTCGATTGGCGCTATCCCATTCATGAGGCCCGCCGCGACGGTGTAACCCGGGCGGTTCAGGGGAATCTCGATCCAACGGTATTGATGGCACCTTGGCGGGTCATCGAGACAAGAGCGAAAGAAATCATCGATCAGGGCATTCAAGAGCCTGGATTTATCTTTAATCTGGGGCACGGAGTGTTCCCGGAAGTGGATCCGGCAAAGCTGAAAAGACTGACGGCGTTTGTACATGATTATTCACGTGAAGCAATTCAGAAAAGGAATGGTGATAGGAAATGA
- the hemH gene encoding ferrochelatase, with protein sequence MTKKMGLLVMAYGTPRKVEEIEPFYTHIRRGRKPSQEAVDELTERYEAIGGISPLAKITTNQTDELVKELNRRYSDIEFTAYQGLKHIDPFIEDSVLQMKHDGIEEAVSIVLAPHYSTFSVKSYNGRAKEESEKIDGPNITSVDSWYDEPGFITYWADQIKKTRETMTDEEKADHVVIFSAHSLPEKILAGGDPYPDQLKETAALIAEEAGVENYEIGWQSEGNTPDPWIGPDVQDLTRDLFEKHGYKAFMYCPVGFVSDHLEVLYDNDYECKVVTDEVGAGYYRPEMPNDKPEFIAALATVIEKTLKG encoded by the coding sequence ATGACAAAAAAGATGGGTTTACTCGTTATGGCGTACGGTACGCCTCGTAAAGTAGAAGAAATCGAACCGTTTTATACACATATCCGCAGAGGCAGAAAGCCCTCTCAGGAAGCAGTGGATGAACTGACTGAACGATATGAGGCAATTGGCGGGATCTCACCGCTTGCAAAAATCACCACGAACCAGACGGATGAATTGGTCAAAGAATTAAACCGCCGATATTCGGATATCGAGTTCACGGCCTATCAAGGGTTAAAGCACATCGATCCTTTTATAGAAGATTCGGTACTTCAGATGAAACATGACGGGATCGAAGAAGCTGTCAGCATTGTTTTGGCTCCTCATTATTCGACGTTCAGCGTGAAATCCTACAACGGACGAGCGAAGGAAGAATCGGAAAAAATTGACGGACCGAACATTACATCGGTGGACAGCTGGTATGATGAACCCGGTTTTATCACGTACTGGGCAGATCAGATCAAAAAGACGCGGGAGACCATGACGGATGAAGAAAAAGCAGACCATGTCGTAATCTTCTCTGCACACAGTCTGCCGGAAAAAATCCTCGCAGGCGGTGATCCTTATCCGGATCAGCTGAAGGAAACGGCAGCGCTGATTGCTGAAGAAGCCGGCGTGGAGAACTATGAAATCGGCTGGCAGAGTGAAGGGAATACGCCTGATCCATGGATCGGACCGGACGTGCAGGATTTGACCCGGGATCTCTTTGAGAAGCATGGCTACAAGGCATTTATGTATTGTCCTGTCGGTTTTGTGTCAGATCACCTGGAGGTATTGTACGATAACGACTATGAGTGTAAGGTAGTGACAGATGAAGTCGGTGCAGGCTATTATCGACCGGAAATGCCGAATGACAAACCGGAATTTATTGCTGCACTTGCGACGGTCATCGAAAAAACGCTTAAAGGGTGA
- the hemY gene encoding protoporphyrinogen oxidase, with the protein MTKRRIAVIGGGMTGLSAAFYLQKAVQNNDLQAECVLYEASDHAGGRIETIKRDGFTIETGPDSFLARKTSMSDLAEEVGLKDDLVPNQGGSFILSRGKLHKMPEGAIMGIPTKWGPFVQTGLFSVKGKARAAFDLVLPRVTKGEEDISLGEFFRKRLGNEVVDNMIDPLLSGIYAGNMDEISLHATFPHFQTLEEKYRSLIVGMKTSMAKRQGGASKQTGAKPKGMFLTFKQGLSSLVTAVESNLDKDMIRFNHQLNSLNRLSSGRYELIFANGHVDIVDEVILTTPHQHVEKLFESEDFGDAFTDMPSTSVATVAMAFPESAVKKDIDGTGFVVSKKTDYRITACTWTHKKWVHAAPQGYALLRAYIGKPGDEGVVNESDETIQSLVLNDLNRIMEIEGEPLFAVVTRWTNSMPQYKVGHKARITAYREALNLRYPGVLLAGASLNGIGLPDCIDQGKAAAKTLVNQNARNIAAL; encoded by the coding sequence ATGACAAAACGTCGAATCGCAGTGATCGGTGGCGGCATGACAGGGTTGTCTGCCGCTTTCTATTTGCAAAAAGCCGTACAAAACAATGATTTACAAGCGGAATGTGTACTCTATGAAGCGAGTGATCATGCAGGTGGACGTATCGAAACGATTAAACGAGATGGCTTCACGATTGAAACGGGACCTGATTCGTTTCTGGCACGCAAGACAAGCATGTCTGATTTGGCAGAGGAAGTCGGGCTAAAGGACGATCTCGTGCCGAATCAGGGCGGCTCCTTTATCCTCAGCCGCGGCAAGCTGCATAAGATGCCTGAGGGAGCGATTATGGGGATTCCCACGAAGTGGGGACCGTTTGTTCAAACGGGACTGTTCAGTGTCAAAGGGAAAGCCCGCGCAGCATTTGATCTGGTTCTTCCAAGGGTTACAAAAGGAGAAGAAGACATTTCTTTAGGAGAGTTCTTCAGAAAGCGACTCGGCAATGAGGTCGTGGACAATATGATCGACCCGCTGTTATCGGGAATCTATGCGGGTAATATGGACGAAATCAGTCTCCATGCCACGTTCCCGCATTTTCAAACCCTTGAAGAAAAATACCGCAGTCTGATCGTGGGGATGAAGACGTCCATGGCCAAGCGTCAGGGAGGGGCATCGAAACAAACGGGCGCGAAGCCAAAAGGCATGTTCCTGACTTTCAAGCAGGGTCTCTCTTCTTTGGTGACAGCTGTTGAATCGAACCTTGATAAGGATATGATCCGATTCAATCACCAACTGAATTCGCTGAATCGACTTTCAAGCGGCCGTTATGAATTGATTTTTGCAAATGGGCATGTGGACATTGTGGATGAAGTGATTCTTACCACACCACATCAGCATGTAGAGAAGTTGTTTGAGTCAGAAGACTTTGGTGATGCCTTTACAGACATGCCATCAACTTCAGTCGCAACAGTGGCTATGGCATTCCCTGAATCGGCTGTGAAAAAGGATATAGATGGGACCGGATTTGTCGTATCCAAGAAAACGGATTACCGGATTACCGCCTGTACCTGGACTCATAAAAAATGGGTGCATGCGGCACCTCAAGGCTATGCACTGCTCAGAGCCTATATCGGTAAACCCGGTGACGAGGGCGTAGTCAATGAATCGGACGAGACGATTCAGTCGCTGGTTTTGAATGATCTCAACCGGATCATGGAAATTGAGGGGGAACCTTTGTTTGCGGTCGTTACCCGCTGGACGAACTCCATGCCTCAATATAAAGTGGGACACAAAGCACGCATCACTGCATACCGGGAAGCCCTTAACCTTCGTTATCCGGGTGTACTGTTAGCCGGCGCGAGTCTGAACGGAATCGGCTTACCGGACTGTATTGATCAGGGAAAAGCGGCTGCAAAAACCCTTGTGAACCAAAATGCACGAAATATAGCGGCACTATAA
- a CDS encoding agmatinase family protein, with product MSNEQYIYGNTPCFLGGKNLVKNPEQTAESDVIVYGVPWEGAVTWGDYTGCELGPKVIRLNSARYSGYLPEMNHIDIFEHLSIGDLGDVSVIPHDPEKTMDEIYHFAKKVWKTRKFPLIFGGDHGITYPIVKALTECKDQKVGIIHLDAHYDNNQDSMGDPYGRGAPFARLYETEGVVNESLIHMGIHGPRNKPQNGRLAKESGAVTLTINDIRESRHPRKIAREAYDMASSGTDAVYLSICSDVLDYAFNPGGPADGNGLTSYELLQIVHEITSQGVIGMDYVEVYPQQDPNDFSSHFASFVAVYALAGHIESMKK from the coding sequence ATGTCAAATGAACAGTATATTTACGGAAATACACCTTGTTTCCTCGGAGGTAAGAACCTTGTGAAAAACCCTGAACAGACTGCCGAGTCCGACGTTATCGTTTACGGGGTGCCTTGGGAAGGTGCTGTCACCTGGGGGGATTACACCGGCTGTGAACTCGGACCAAAAGTCATCCGGCTGAATTCAGCACGCTACAGCGGCTACCTTCCGGAGATGAATCATATTGACATATTTGAACACCTCTCCATCGGTGATCTCGGCGACGTGTCCGTCATCCCTCACGACCCAGAGAAGACCATGGATGAGATTTATCATTTCGCCAAGAAAGTATGGAAAACAAGGAAGTTTCCGTTAATCTTCGGTGGTGATCACGGTATCACCTACCCGATCGTCAAAGCATTGACAGAATGCAAAGATCAGAAAGTGGGAATCATTCACCTTGACGCCCATTATGACAACAACCAGGATTCCATGGGAGACCCTTATGGACGCGGGGCACCGTTCGCCCGACTTTATGAAACAGAGGGCGTTGTCAATGAATCACTGATTCACATGGGCATCCACGGCCCCAGGAACAAGCCGCAAAACGGTCGTTTAGCAAAGGAATCGGGCGCGGTCACACTGACCATCAACGACATCCGTGAATCCAGACATCCGCGGAAAATCGCAAGGGAAGCATACGACATGGCCAGCTCCGGCACCGATGCTGTCTACCTCAGCATCTGCAGCGATGTGCTGGATTATGCCTTCAATCCCGGCGGTCCTGCCGATGGCAACGGACTCACATCCTATGAATTGCTTCAAATCGTCCATGAAATCACGTCCCAAGGCGTTATCGGTATGGATTATGTCGAAGTGTATCCGCAACAGGATCCAAATGATTTCAGCTCACATTTTGCTTCATTCGTTGCCGTTTATGCGCTTGCCGGTCACATTGAATCAATGAAAAAATAA
- a CDS encoding Spo0B domain-containing protein, which translates to MNKSLNKVEILSHSRHDWLNQIQLIDGYLSLGHTDKAKQVIQRVVAQSLNESELMKMKAPSFIEDVLTFNWYDHAFTLSFEAIVEQDWSSVDGLLSDCLRSLADILDAHSETGSEQDMAMMIQDGDQKQVTFHFQGKLQLHDTFLNDISAFTAKFSPYVEGWHHSEEECVFVLKPH; encoded by the coding sequence ATGAACAAATCCCTTAATAAGGTTGAGATCCTCAGCCATTCCCGCCATGACTGGCTGAATCAGATCCAGTTAATCGACGGCTATCTGAGTCTCGGTCATACTGATAAGGCGAAACAGGTCATCCAGCGAGTGGTGGCACAATCGCTGAATGAGAGCGAACTGATGAAGATGAAGGCGCCGTCCTTCATTGAGGATGTGTTGACATTCAATTGGTATGATCACGCATTCACCTTGAGTTTTGAAGCGATCGTGGAACAGGACTGGTCCAGTGTGGATGGACTTTTATCTGACTGTCTGAGGTCGCTTGCAGACATTCTTGATGCACATTCCGAAACAGGCTCAGAGCAGGATATGGCGATGATGATACAGGACGGCGATCAAAAACAGGTGACATTTCATTTTCAAGGAAAACTTCAATTACATGATACGTTTCTGAATGATATCTCGGCGTTCACTGCAAAATTCTCTCCTTATGTGGAGGGGTGGCACCACTCCGAAGAAGAGTGTGTGTTTGTGCTGAAACCTCACTGA
- the obgE gene encoding GTPase ObgE: MFVDHVQVHVKAGDGGNGIVAFRREKFVPNGGPAGGDGGRGADIVFEVDEGLRTLMDFRYQRHFKGQRGENGRTAKQHGKSRDANVVRVPPGTTVMDAETGDLIADLTLHGQTAIIARAGRGGRGNARFATATNPAPEIAENGEPGQEKTIDLELKLLADAGLVGFPSVGKSTFLSIVSSAKPKVADYHFTTIVPNLGVVETDDQRSFVLADLPGLIEGAHAGVGLGHQFLRHIERTRVIIHVVDMGGLEGRDPYEDYVTINEELKAYNLRLTERPQIVVANKMDLPNAEAHLELFREQVGEEVDIYPLSAVTKEGITAVLRAAADKIEETPEFPLAEEDLDERVLYTYTKQDAPFEIEKDDDGVFSISGNEIERIFHMTDFNRHDSIQRFAKRMRQLGIDEALRERGAEDGDTVRIFSYEFEFVE, translated from the coding sequence ATGTTTGTAGATCACGTGCAAGTGCATGTTAAAGCAGGCGATGGCGGGAACGGCATCGTCGCTTTCAGAAGAGAAAAGTTTGTTCCAAACGGCGGCCCGGCCGGTGGCGACGGGGGCCGTGGTGCGGATATCGTTTTTGAAGTGGATGAAGGTCTGAGAACGTTGATGGACTTTCGCTATCAGCGCCACTTCAAAGGGCAGCGCGGGGAAAATGGCCGGACGGCCAAACAGCATGGGAAAAGCCGCGATGCGAACGTGGTCAGAGTGCCACCTGGAACAACGGTAATGGATGCTGAAACCGGAGATTTGATTGCTGATTTGACCTTGCATGGTCAAACCGCGATCATCGCCCGTGCCGGTCGCGGCGGTCGTGGGAATGCCCGTTTTGCAACAGCAACCAACCCGGCACCTGAAATTGCAGAGAATGGTGAACCGGGGCAGGAAAAGACGATTGATCTCGAATTGAAACTACTCGCGGATGCCGGTCTTGTCGGTTTTCCGAGTGTCGGGAAATCCACATTCCTTTCCATTGTATCAAGCGCAAAGCCGAAAGTTGCCGATTATCATTTCACCACCATCGTCCCGAATCTGGGAGTAGTGGAAACGGATGATCAGCGCAGTTTCGTGTTAGCGGATCTTCCCGGTTTAATCGAAGGCGCCCACGCAGGTGTTGGGCTTGGCCATCAGTTTCTGCGTCATATCGAACGAACCCGTGTCATCATCCATGTCGTGGATATGGGTGGACTTGAAGGGCGCGATCCGTATGAAGATTACGTGACGATCAATGAGGAATTGAAGGCATATAATCTGCGTTTGACAGAGAGACCGCAGATTGTTGTAGCAAATAAGATGGATCTGCCTAACGCAGAAGCCCACTTGGAACTCTTCCGTGAACAGGTGGGGGAAGAGGTGGACATTTATCCTCTTTCCGCGGTGACAAAAGAAGGGATAACAGCAGTACTTCGTGCCGCGGCTGATAAAATTGAGGAAACACCTGAATTTCCATTGGCAGAAGAAGATCTTGATGAACGTGTACTTTACACGTATACAAAACAGGATGCACCGTTTGAGATTGAAAAAGATGACGACGGCGTCTTCAGTATCAGTGGTAATGAGATCGAAAGGATCTTCCATATGACAGATTTCAACCGGCATGATTCCATTCAGCGTTTCGCAAAACGTATGCGTCAATTGGGTATAGACGAAGCGCTTCGTGAGCGCGGAGCGGAAGACGGGGACACGGTAAGGATCTTCAGTTACGAATTTGAATTTGTGGAATAA
- a CDS encoding ACT domain-containing protein yields the protein MLPEAMLRTVEAKRMLENDPRLRINEVVRDAGLSRSAFYKYKDGVFPFSTMMKEKIITLTVHLEDQSGALSKLLSLVAETGANVLTINQTIPLQGRATITLTIETAAMTGDVTVLLRKLQRLEPVFKVELIGSGA from the coding sequence ATGCTCCCTGAAGCAATGCTTCGAACAGTAGAAGCGAAGAGGATGCTTGAAAATGATCCGCGACTTCGAATCAATGAAGTGGTTCGGGATGCGGGATTAAGCCGGAGTGCGTTTTACAAATATAAAGACGGCGTCTTCCCTTTTTCAACGATGATGAAGGAGAAGATCATCACCCTGACGGTTCACCTTGAAGATCAGTCAGGAGCGTTATCAAAGCTGTTATCTTTGGTTGCGGAAACTGGTGCGAACGTATTGACCATTAATCAGACGATCCCGTTGCAGGGCAGGGCCACGATTACGCTGACGATCGAAACAGCAGCAATGACAGGCGACGTGACGGTGCTATTGAGAAAATTACAACGGCTTGAACCGGTATTTAAAGTCGAACTGATTGGTTCAGGCGCATAA
- the pheA gene encoding prephenate dehydratase: MVKTAFLGPWGSFTEAAARTLVPNDELIPYKTIPDSMDAVKEGEVTRAVVPMENAIEGSVNITLDYFIHHQRLNMGGEVSAPIEQHLLIHADHLDNWKDVKTVYSHPQAIAQCHQFLRKNLPDTDIHYTNSTAEAAKYIAEHPEESAAAIANEVAAEAYSLTLAETSINDYPNNQTRFMLLTNGDEVFTKEELGDTPYKTTLMIGLSSDFSGALHQVLAAFAWRKINLTKIESRPTKTGLGNYFFIVDVDKKYDDVLLPAACEELKALGCEVQVLGSYPVFSWDHLKKNGKGKTVKEVI; this comes from the coding sequence GTGGTAAAAACAGCATTTTTAGGACCTTGGGGGTCATTTACGGAAGCAGCTGCAAGGACTCTTGTACCGAACGATGAACTCATTCCGTATAAAACGATCCCGGATTCAATGGATGCGGTGAAAGAAGGGGAAGTTACTCGGGCCGTCGTTCCAATGGAAAATGCCATTGAAGGATCAGTGAATATCACCCTTGATTATTTCATTCATCACCAGCGGTTGAATATGGGCGGCGAGGTGTCGGCCCCGATTGAACAGCATCTCTTGATCCATGCCGATCACTTGGACAATTGGAAAGATGTCAAGACAGTGTATTCCCATCCGCAAGCGATTGCCCAGTGTCATCAGTTTCTCCGTAAGAACTTGCCTGACACGGATATTCATTATACGAATTCCACTGCGGAAGCGGCCAAATATATTGCGGAGCATCCGGAAGAATCGGCAGCAGCCATCGCCAATGAAGTCGCCGCAGAAGCATACAGCCTGACACTTGCTGAGACATCGATCAATGATTATCCCAATAATCAGACCCGGTTTATGCTATTAACAAATGGGGATGAAGTATTCACAAAAGAGGAACTGGGTGATACGCCATATAAAACGACACTCATGATCGGATTGTCATCAGACTTTTCCGGTGCACTGCATCAAGTCCTGGCCGCCTTTGCCTGGCGAAAAATCAACTTGACGAAAATTGAATCCCGACCGACAAAAACCGGATTGGGGAATTATTTTTTTATCGTGGATGTGGATAAAAAATACGATGATGTACTCTTGCCTGCGGCCTGTGAAGAACTGAAAGCTCTCGGGTGTGAGGTGCAGGTGCTTGGAAGCTATCCTGTTTTTTCCTGGGATCACCTCAAGAAAAATGGGAAAGGAAAAACGGTTAAAGAAGTGATATAA